The nucleotide window TCTTGATCCAATGGTTTGATCTTTGGACCAATTGGGAATGAGGCCCCATTTCATATGTTTCACCCGACGGCCCATATGGTCAATCATGACAGGAGAATTTTGAGTCGGGGCAATATTAAAGCTGGGAGAATAAAGATCGGAATCCTGCCATTCTTCAATGGCCATTTCTTCAATGATGGATTGCATATCCCGAGTGAGTGTTTTACGTCCGCACATAGGTTGAATTTACAAATAAAAGTGGGCCCACCGGGATTCCCCGCCTGCCCTCCCGTTGGTCGGGAGCGGGCTGGGAACCCAAACGAAATTAATTCTACATTTATTTATTTTCAAAAGTGAGTGGGCCCACCGGGATTCGAACCTGGAACCTACGCATTATGAGTGCGGTGCTCTAACCGTTGAGCTATGGGCCCAAAAAGGGCGAGGAATTTAAGATTTTATTTTTAAGTCTTTAACTTTTTTCATCCAAACTTTTTTCCCAAATCCTGTCTTGTAATACTTTTCTCTATGTCGGGCAGAAACACGATCTTGGAATTCCTCTGATAAGAGTAAGTCAAAAGGTGCATAGTTTCGCGTAGATTTTACCTTTTTTTCATTATGCTTATTAAATCGGATTTTAACATTCGAAGACATACCAACATAATGCCAATCCTTAATTTTGGATTTTAATATGTAAACATAATATTTCATTTTTTTATGCTCCCCACCTGCCCTCCTGAAAGTCGGGGGTGGGCAGGTAACCTTTTGAGCTACTCGCCAGACCTTGATTGAAAATCAAGCTGTCTGGTGGGCCCAAAAAGGGCGAGGAATTTAAGATTTTATTTTTAAGTCTTTAACTTTTTTAGCCCATTTTTTAAATAAATTAAGATTGCTTTATTTGTAGAAAACATAAATCTGTGTCTCTACAATTGTTTTTTTACGTCATCTAAAATTGATTGGAATTGATCTGTATTTTCAAAAATATTGAAATGGTCCGTTTCAATTGTCATGACAGAAATATCTTTTAATTCGTTTATCCACTTGTCATAAGCCACATTCAATTGGTGCAAATATTCCGGATCAATAGAATTTTCATAATCACGTCCCCGTGAATGAATCCGCGTTTGAAGCGTGTCGGTGGAGGCCTTCAAATAAATAATCAAATCTGGCTGGCGTAAATAGCCTGTCATAATACTAAATAAATCCTGGTAGTTTTGCCAATCACGGTCATCCATTCGATTCATTTCATGGAGGTTTCTGGCAAAGATTTCTACATCTTCATAAATGGTACGATCCTGAATCACTCCCCCATTATTATGTGCAATATTTCTTTGACCTTTAAAACGATGGTGAAGAAAATAAATCTGAAGGTTAAAACTCCAACGTTTCATGTCGCCATAAAAATCACTGAGGTATGGATTATCAGCTACAGATTCATAAATAGGGGACCATCCAAATGCTTGCGCCATTTTTTCTGTGAATGTTGTTTTTCCGACACCGATATTTCCCGCCAAGCCAACAAAAGGATGACTTTTCATTTTTGATAAACTTTCCATGTTGTTTCCAACAGTGTCCTTAAATCGGAATATTCAGCTTTCCATCCCAATTGATCAAAGGCCAGAGTTGTGCCGGCAAAAAGTTTTGCAGGATCGCCGGCACGACGATCAACTATATCATAAGATATTTCCTGTCCGGAAATTTCTTTCGCCAACTTGATTACATCTAAAACGGAGTGGCTTTCTCCTGTAGCAAGATTCACTGTTAGACTTTCGTTTTCATGCAAATATTCTATAGCCTTCAGGTGGGCCGAAGCCAAATCAGAAACATGGATGTAATCCCGCACACCAGTGCCATCGGGGGTGTCATAGTCATTCCCGAATATTTGCATTTTTTCACGGACTCCCGATGCCACTTCCATAACAATAGGAAGCAAATTAGCAGGATTTTTTTCTAAAGATTTGAGGCGACCTTTTGGGTCATAACCTGCTGCGTTGAAATAACGCAAGGCGGCAAACTTTAATCCTTTCAATTCACCATACCACTTTAAGATGCGTTCAATTTCTAGCTTGGTGAAGCCATAATAATTGATGGGATCCAAAGAGTGATTTTCATCCAAAGGTAAATATTGGGGATAACCATAAACGGCAGCGGTAGAAGAAAAAATAAATTTATCCACACCACGGTCAATCATGGCATTCAGAAGTGAAATTGTACCTGAAATATTATTGCGAGAATATTTCCCCGGCTCAACCATAGATTCGCCTGCAGCCTTGAAAGCTGCCAAATGAACGACAGCTTCTACGTCATTTAATACATTGTTCAGGTCATCATTGTTCAGCGTTGATCCCTGGACAAATTCAGCACGAGAGTCCACCGCTTCACGATTTCCTGTGGAGAGATCATCCAGAACAACTACTTCATATCCTGCCTCACACAGGTCCAATACAACATGGGAGCCAATATAACCAGCACCCCCCGTAACTAATATTTTCATATACTAATTTTCTTTCTTTGGGATAATTCTACGCTCAATGACCTCACCCTTGCTGTTAATTAGAGAAATAACCTTTTCAACATCCTTGGGATATTCATAAGCAACTGCATTTTTCATAATACCATTTTCATTGTAATAGGTAATTCGGAGAGGTTTTTTATTGATAGTGAATCGCACGGTATGACTTCCCACTAATAGTGAATCCGCACGATAATATTTAGACCGAAACCCATTTTTACCATAACTGAATTGATAATAATAATAGAGATTCTCAAATTGATCTAAAACACGCACACCTTTTGTAATTCCCTCCTTATTGAAATTATATCGGGCAATCCACCCAGGGCGAATTGCACTTAGATCCGGAGCAAACAATTCACTATTCAGTTCTGACAAATTTCGGTTGGAATAAAATTCAATATCATATTCCGAAGATTTGCCCTCGTCATTCCAGCGCATATGGTAGGTCCATAATCTTTTACCGTGGCGATTAAAATAATCCACATCCCGGACCAATCCTTTTGCGTCGAGGGTAGCGCGGTAATGAGGTTTGCCCAGACCTTCCTTTTTAGTAATTCCTTCAATCAATTCCTGTTTTTTGGGATTCCAATTGCGGTAATAAAGTTTCAACCGGCTAGGCGATTTTACCTTTTTTCGACGTCCTTTATCCCAATTAGCCGGGACGAATTCTACACTTTTCAATTCACCTGAAGGATAATATACAGCCCGAAAATGGGACTCATTTTTTTTGACCGCTTCTTTTACTTCGCCACTTAAGATATTGGTACGATTCAAATCTGATGGAAATAATTTTATCGTAGAATCTGGCTGGCTAAAAATAGGGCACATGAATAACAAAATAATTGACGATCGAAATTTCACTTACATCAATCCCCAGACAATTAGACCAAAAGTGGCAAAAACCATTCCCAACCCAACCCAACTGCTGCTGGAAAGCCTTCGATCATATTCCAATGCTTCTGCTTCAATCGACCGGTAGCTTAAAACGACGCGTATCGTTTTCCCTTCTTCAACTAAAACGTCCTGCCGTGCCAATTTTATCATATCACGCATTTTTTTATTTTGGGAAATAGCTTGAGTGTTCACCATGGTTTGGGGCGGAAAATAACTCACTTGATGCCAACCTGGAGCAACTTGAACAGGATCCTTTACGGGGGAAGCGCCCACATGAAGACCATCCACATAAATGGGAATATTTTCTGTATCACAAAAAATATGAATCGCCGTAATTGGGCTTGGTTTTTCTTTCCAATCAATCTCTTGAGAAAAAAGAATCGTTCCAAACATTAGAAGAACTATGTGTTTAACCATTGACTTCTTTCTGCAATTGAATAACTTCCATCATTAATTCTGTAGAGTCATTACCAGCGTCTTCCATTTCACGGATTTTCATCCTTATTTCACGAATCTTTTCTTTAGTGGAAACTTTTGACATTGTTCTTAAACATTCCTCTGCCATTTGAAGCGGTAAGGTAGTTGTATCTTCTTCTTCCATCATAATTCTACTGATAACTTCACGTTCTTCTGATGAATCAAAATGTGCAATAATCTCCGCCGGATTTACCTCATTTTTGTCCATTAACAATTGAGCCAATTTTTTCAACTGTTCGTTTTTTAATCGATTGATATCCAGTTTTTCTTTAAGTAAAGCCTTTGCTTCTGCATCGTCGCCGGCCAATACTTTAATGATACCCAGTTCTGCCTTGGCATTTACTGTTGTAAAAAGTTTTGGTTTTGGATTGGCTTCCTCCGTTGGATATTGTGGTCGCTTTTTTCTTAATTGTTGAGAGAATAAGTGCACCATTTGATTTTCATCAACGCCGCCAGCTTGAGCCAATGATTTTATTAAAGCTTGCTGAATAATAGGATCAGGTATCCCAACCGCTTCTTTCAGAATTTCTTTAATCAAATTTGATCTTTCTGCAGAAGACATTTCTTTAAAATTTCTGGCTTTTAAATGGAACCGAAGAAGTTCCGATGCTTTGTCAATCCCATTTAATTTGAACCCGTCAGCACCATCACGCTGAACCCAATCGTCAGGATCAAGTCCTTCGGGAATTTCAATTACATGTGGTTCAACACCGCCTTTTAAAAGTACATATCCCGCCCTTAAAGCAGCGTTGATTCCTGCTGAATCGCCATCGTAAGCCAAATAAACTTTTGCGGTAAATCGACGAATTTGTTGAACATGCCGATCCGTAAAAGCAGTGCCGGATACGGCTACCACATTTTTGATTCCCGCTTGGAAAAGCTGGATCAAATCGGTATACCCTTCCACCAAAATTGCATAGCCTTCCTTCCGGATCGCATCCCGAGTAAGATGGAGGCCGTAGAATATTTCGCTCTTTCGGTAGAGGGGTGTTTCAGGTGAATTCATATATTTTGCTGGATCTTCTGTCCCGAATACACGGCCTCCAAAAGCAATCACTTTACCAGAAGAATTTGAGATGGGAAACATAATCCGTGCGCGAAAGCGATCATAAAATTCATTATTAGAAAAACCAAATAGTCCCGATTTTTCATAAACATCCCGGTTATATTTCTTCGGTTTTACTTTATTAACTAAAAATGAAGATTTCTCCGGGGCAAATCCAACCTTGAATAATTTGAGTGATTCTTCACTTAAGCCCCGATCGAGTAAATAATTTTTTGCATCAGTACCCATATCTGAAAACAATGTGGAATTGTATAGCGCCGCCGCACCTAAATGAATTTCATAAAGATTTTCAAAAAATTCTTTTGAGTCATCACCACCGCTGAAGTCTACATCAATCCCCAACTGGTTACCCAATTCCTGAAGCGCTTCAACAAAACTGATCTTTTCATACTCCATGATAAAATTCACCGCATTACCGCCGTTTCCACAACCAAAACAATGATAGATACCTTTCTCAGGCGCTACTGAAAAGGAGGGTGTTTTTTCATTATGAAAAGGACATAAACCAAAAAAGTTGCGCCCCCGTTTTTTTAAGTCAACATGGCGAGAGACAACATCCACAATATCAGCCGTATCTCGTATCCGATCGATAGTTTCTTGTGGAATCCTAGCCATTGTTATTTTCCATGGTATTCAAAAATTCACGGATTGTTTTTTCACCTAATTCTACAGGGTCTTTCCAATTAAATGTTGTAATAATATTTTTTCTTACATTAATTAATCGCTGCGCCAATTTGGATTGTTTCATTACAATGTTTGATGTATCCCGGTTGGGCAAAAGTTCAAACATCCAAAAAAATATCATTACAACCAAAAGACCTTTAATGATTCCAAAGGAAGTTCCCATTATACGATTTACCCATTTTGTACTTTTGGATAAAAATAAAAAATGAATCAATTTTGTGATAAAGCGGGTTAATAAAAGGACACCTGAAAAAATAATGATAAAACTAAGAACAAATAAAAGCCATACATCAACAGGAAGCCATACCATGAGAAAAGAACCCAAATCAACGTAAAGTCTCAGGGCAAAAACAGTGGCAAAAATAATGCCTAAAAGGCGGCCCATTTCTTCCACTAATCCCCGACGAAACCCGATCAAACCTATGGCAATTATAAAGAATGTTGCTAATGCGTCTATCATTCGTATAACGTTAACGGTTAGGATGCCAGATTAACTT belongs to Candidatus Neomarinimicrobiota bacterium and includes:
- a CDS encoding GIY-YIG nuclease family protein, translating into MKYYVYILKSKIKDWHYVGMSSNVKIRFNKHNEKKVKSTRNYAPFDLLLSEEFQDRVSARHREKYYKTGFGKKVWMKKVKDLKIKS
- a CDS encoding deoxynucleoside kinase, encoding MKSHPFVGLAGNIGVGKTTFTEKMAQAFGWSPIYESVADNPYLSDFYGDMKRWSFNLQIYFLHHRFKGQRNIAHNNGGVIQDRTIYEDVEIFARNLHEMNRMDDRDWQNYQDLFSIMTGYLRQPDLIIYLKASTDTLQTRIHSRGRDYENSIDPEYLHQLNVAYDKWINELKDISVMTIETDHFNIFENTDQFQSILDDVKKQL
- the galE gene encoding UDP-glucose 4-epimerase GalE; translation: MKILVTGGAGYIGSHVVLDLCEAGYEVVVLDDLSTGNREAVDSRAEFVQGSTLNNDDLNNVLNDVEAVVHLAAFKAAGESMVEPGKYSRNNISGTISLLNAMIDRGVDKFIFSSTAAVYGYPQYLPLDENHSLDPINYYGFTKLEIERILKWYGELKGLKFAALRYFNAAGYDPKGRLKSLEKNPANLLPIVMEVASGVREKMQIFGNDYDTPDGTGVRDYIHVSDLASAHLKAIEYLHENESLTVNLATGESHSVLDVIKLAKEISGQEISYDIVDRRAGDPAKLFAGTTLAFDQLGWKAEYSDLRTLLETTWKVYQK
- a CDS encoding DNA primase, giving the protein MARIPQETIDRIRDTADIVDVVSRHVDLKKRGRNFFGLCPFHNEKTPSFSVAPEKGIYHCFGCGNGGNAVNFIMEYEKISFVEALQELGNQLGIDVDFSGGDDSKEFFENLYEIHLGAAALYNSTLFSDMGTDAKNYLLDRGLSEESLKLFKVGFAPEKSSFLVNKVKPKKYNRDVYEKSGLFGFSNNEFYDRFRARIMFPISNSSGKVIAFGGRVFGTEDPAKYMNSPETPLYRKSEIFYGLHLTRDAIRKEGYAILVEGYTDLIQLFQAGIKNVVAVSGTAFTDRHVQQIRRFTAKVYLAYDGDSAGINAALRAGYVLLKGGVEPHVIEIPEGLDPDDWVQRDGADGFKLNGIDKASELLRFHLKARNFKEMSSAERSNLIKEILKEAVGIPDPIIQQALIKSLAQAGGVDENQMVHLFSQQLRKKRPQYPTEEANPKPKLFTTVNAKAELGIIKVLAGDDAEAKALLKEKLDINRLKNEQLKKLAQLLMDKNEVNPAEIIAHFDSSEEREVISRIMMEEEDTTTLPLQMAEECLRTMSKVSTKEKIREIRMKIREMEDAGNDSTELMMEVIQLQKEVNG
- a CDS encoding CvpA family protein codes for the protein MIDALATFFIIAIGLIGFRRGLVEEMGRLLGIIFATVFALRLYVDLGSFLMVWLPVDVWLLFVLSFIIIFSGVLLLTRFITKLIHFLFLSKSTKWVNRIMGTSFGIIKGLLVVMIFFWMFELLPNRDTSNIVMKQSKLAQRLINVRKNIITTFNWKDPVELGEKTIREFLNTMENNNG